attttttctcccaagtttttcgtaggcccctgaatttcgtaggccctaggtgcctataggttaatccggccctgataGTAACAAATAATGTGCtaacttgcttttattttttattactctttgtcttgtgtacaaaaaaaattagcaatctTTAGCTGATGCAGGGAAAAATTTGTCCATACATCTGCCTGGGTAGACCTTTCTTTAGGTATGGAAAAGTgtgataaaagaagcaaacaagagaAAATGCTTATCACTACATTCCACtttatagatggttttaaaaatcagtataagtatttatattgAAGTAgacatttaaacattatttaaaaaaatgaagaaaaaaaatcagtcaaagACAGAAAATATCCagctttctcatttttttagttcactatatccacaaaaaataacattatacgagTATAGCAAGGTACGGGACCTAACATTTCATTCTCTACATCcaggagttcactataaaccgtgttcactatagcagGGTTTGactgcattatttatttatctttctcctttttttaaaaactttagaatAAGCAGATAACATCTACTTAAACACTTCTAAGCTCATACCTCGTCAATTGACATGATCACgcaaatcagatttttaaaaaagaattatctaaactaattgacaaaaataaataggtttaaaaaaactttttaggaGGATTAAATAGAAGAATAGCAATATAATGTGGCTATCTAgtacatatttattctaaataaatgtttcattgaaataccttctaaaagttttaatctaaaacattttttaagtacaCATTAACCATTGCACATTTGAATTAGTAAtagaaaaatcatcaatttatttGATCATAAGGgagataaattaagaaattaggTTTCTAACAAAAAGTTCCCTCATTAAGAAAATTCAATCACCAATAACATAATctcataaaaaatgcaaaatatttaatttatgacttcataatattttacatttttaaattattatagaatccaaaactaaattgttataaattgtaCTTACTAACATTGATAACTGATCTTATTTAAAGATTACTACACATTTCAAAAGAATGAGTTAAAAGTTcacatttaaaatacacaaatgatttttcaatttgaacacTTTTATAGAGTGCAGAAAGGTTACCTAATTGCATTTTAACAACATTTACTGaagtttatatagttttaaaaacaattgctttTAATCTcatgttaaaatacttttaaatttcttttataaaaatcataacttaaatttatttttgacagaGATGGCAAACTTGCAACTTAACTTTTACGCCTaaacaatttagattttaacaaagttcaattattcagatatttttaaagggtTTTGAAAGTGTAGATACATCAGGTCAGTACTTTTACTTGAAGTTTTTGGAGCTCTCCTCAAGGTAttacaacaataaaaacttttgaaaacaaacaaattttaatacaaaatattttccaatgcaACACCAACCAACGGTATTTCTCATTGTAACTTCttcatcgaaataaaaattcaaatgaaatatacatttagaaatttaaaatttgattagtgTATTAGTGAAATTGAAGTAGAATGGGTACAAATGTTAACTATAACTAGAATGGGTAcaaatgttaatataaaatattttccaacgcTAAACTAAAAACAGTATTTCTTATTGTAatgttttcatcaaaataaaatttcttaagaaatatatatttagaaattaaaaatttgattagtgCATTTGAAGCAGAATGATTTAACCAGATGGGAACATTCCCTATTTTTCTAAGAATcatgaattatatttcatttctttaagatctaaacttattaattgttttaatttttaggacagattgaacaaaatattgataaaataattattgttaaataaagaataatgatgtCACAAGAAAACTATGAATTAGATAGGTTGAAAAGTCGACTGttaaatgatttactttttataagttgaaataatttagaGCTCACTCCTAAAGTTTTGTATTGTGGAACTAAtccaataacaaaaaaaaggagattAAGTAATATacgtcaggggtctgtccagacattttgttaAAGGTccggtttttgtaaaattgtgaaaaaattactcgtaatttgtgaatatgaattaaacgttaagtcacattctttcaaccagggtccagCTTTCATGAATtagtgcaaatagggtccggttattgcataaaactttttcaaagagtttttaaattgtaaatagataccaGATAatgctcagcactgtaaaattatgacaaaaataaattaaaatttcaaaaataaacagcatatgctacttcaaaatttgatatgctacatacaaatatttggtatttagcctatactgctgaacgcagatattcatttcggacgaataatggaagaagcgtctgctgaagataaaacttaattcatttacatccatctttcttgttttcgcCCTTGGAAAgagtttattcaattaacaaaacaataatgaagataaacaaatttgtgaagggtccgaataaaagaaaaatcattttgtgaaggatccgtttttaagttaaaatattttgtgaagggtccgttaatggacccaaatttcttctaaacagacccctgtacgtttattatttttaatgatgaaatattaatagacattacttaaaaacatgaaaaaattaaacattttgataattggagaaaaaaaaaggggaaagaTTTCTGTGTCTACACTTGCACTAACGAAATCACCAAGTTTTGCGACTTCCGAGCAGTGGCCCACGAGAGACTAAAAAAACAACTCAGGTAGAAACTAACTTAAGAGATATAACTCATACCTGTCCCcacaaaaacttcttttaaatttttttcaagtttggCATCTTAGTTAGTGGAGTTGGCATAAACAGGTACCGTTATCATAATATTCCCAAAAACTGATTTCATTTGTGGGGATAGCGTGATCTGCCACTACAATCGGAAAGgcttaaaattgatttcaattgcgagaaaaaaaattttaaaacatagagGTTTGCCCAGAGGGGCTATGATTCATATCCTTCAAGTTTGTTCCTTCCTGTGATGTTTTCTTTAGTTTCTCGCAGGCCGCTCCCGTAATTGTCAAAACTTGTGAAGGAAATCTCCCCTTATTTGTAATGAAATCCCCAgtatagtttattataaatagatAATGCACGAATTctaaaaaacagttattaaagtgttaaatataaaattcgtgaataaaaatgcaaatattgagttttaaatACCCAAGCACAAAACAAGCCATCGGAAGGCTTGAaattaatagtttgaaataagtgtacaattattaataaaaaggatattttgTGATGAAAACAGTGAATGTAAAGACGTCTTGGTGAATTTTATTCCCATGAAAGTCATATGCAAGTCATTCACTTAGTTGATCTAAGTTTGTTTACACTCAAAATTTCACACAGCTCGTCTTGATTTCTTTTTGGGtgctttcttcttcttcatttcAGCAGAAGCCGGCTCACTATTAGATTTTGAATCAGAAACTTCGGTTTTACTTTGGTTTGGATACCTGGCCAAAAGTTCGctcattttaaacttcatacTGCCCCCAAGTCGAAAAGAACCAGCAGCTCCTTTTCCTTTAGTTTGTACGAGCGTTCCAGACGCTACGGCAAAGATCAAATACTTCTTTACGTGTAatgataagttttttatttcgatattaaaAAACTGCGAGATATATTTCTTAATCGCTTGGACAGAAGAACCGTTTCGCTCATTCAACATAGCAATGGCTAATAAGACCATCTCAGAAACCTTGGGATGCTTACTTCCAGTAGCAGacgttacatttttatcaggtttcttttttaaattcatttttgaattataagtctaactcaaattcaataaaaagagaaaagtggaaaataaataaaaatcgaaaaacgATTTTCTCTTGGAACAAATCATAACAATGGAGTTGAGAGGTATCATATCTTCTATCTGCAGTACATTACGATTTCCTTTCCTGATAAATATGAGTTTTGATAATGTAAGTaagttaataaatgtaattttagatattaatcAGACACATACATGTATTTTTTagtacattattaattattacattctgaaaaatttcaaacgtTTACGATTGAAAACTCACTAGTTTTGCACTAATTTTCTATAGATTTCTCTTTACtcgataaaactttttaaacggtATAAATGCTTTAAGTTTAATCAGATTTTAGACATGCGtgaaatttttacttgaaataaatggcaatgaaaagtttaaattaatggCGCTTTTCcaataatgtttgttttgatatcttttcaattaagttaatttttcctCCTAAAACTTGtaactatacattttatttattcatattttaagtttaacattaaaaaaaaaattagaattaatattatttttctgggaataaattttgagtttgtGAAAAATCTCACTTGATATTTATTCTGTCAatgctttttgatattttatctaCAGAACACTTTAACTTCACTTACAGAATAGCACGCCTGAACtcttttaaatcttgtaaaaaaattatatatgttttgcctttgacaatttttgtttaacttattattttaattccgtTGTTTAAAATCAGCCTCAAACAATGGCTGGAGATTTATggttatattgtatttatataactTAGCTACTGTCAGGTTTCAACTTCCATTCCTTCATGTTTATATAACAATTTCTATAAATACAAGAGATGTTTTCCATATTAATACCTGTTCGCGCCAATTGAGATGCCCAGTTTTTTAAtatggaataatttaataaaagagatGATTTCCATGCTGGAACCTGTGCCAAAATAATCACCAAGGTTTGGGTGATGGTAACCATCCCTTGGgtgaagtttaaatattttttttcttcttaaatgtatgtaaatttaaaatctcctTGGTGACTGCAGGTTGTGAGAAGAGGTACTGATATggaaatacttcaaaataaaagatatatgtTGCCTTGCCTGACATGGTGcatagtgttttttaaaagtgcttactttcattttttaagagcCTTTataggtgcttttttcatggggtgtttttaaaaagtgctgaattttcctttttcgaaaatgagattttctttttttaccatatcAATTTTCGCTGCGTATTATGCAAAAAGCGtgattttcacattgttctattcaatgctttcacaattcattcaaccacaatccatttcggcgtACCGTTGGTCCGTAATGTATGATAGTGCCAATCATGTTACATATTTGATGAATTACTTGGGAGTCTGCATTTTATCATAACCATGTttagtctttgaaaattattttttttttaatgtatatagtacttaaatatgttaattgagtgattaaaaagtgcttattttttgttgagagattGACGCTCCTACCTGAGGTAGATACGAGTTGtgagttttctcttttttgtgttttattttggattaattttgtattgtgATCAGGTTAGTCTAATTAGCTATCCAATTGTCCCTAAGCCCAACTATATTTTAAacgaacaaaagaaaataataaaaaatatgctgtgTTTTGCCCGGGGTGGTTACAATTTGTACCTTTCGAGTTTGTTCTCTCTTGTGATAGTTCTTTTAGTTTCTCGCGGTTCACTGGCTGACAGTTGCTGAAGCTTGACGTTCTATCGCAGAACACAGTATCGCAGAACATCTTCCATTGTACTTCTAGGGAAGATTTCCATATCTTGATCTGTGGTAGAATAATCGCCATTGGCAACTTCCTAGCAGCGGCCtgtgaataactaaaaaaacatcacagaaagggaccaacttgaAAGGTATAACTTGTAGCCACCTccggcaaacatctacatgtttgttttataaatttttttttaattagtttaaaatctgtttgtcatcttggcgattgtagttgacTCAACAAATCATAATAAGGAAATAACCCCTGTTTTTAGTTTCTCTCATGCCACTGCCTAGAAGTAGTCAAAACTTGATGCTTATTTTTGCATAGGTAGACATTCATGGAAGTATTCCTAAACACTCTACAGACTTGTCAAGAAACAGTACTTTTCGTTTAACTAGGCacaagaaaattcaaatatttttattttagtttatttgattttatgtgtttacaaaatcaatgaaacaaaatttatctactttttttatcaaaatttttattgacctTTCGCTTGCTAATTGTAAAGTACCTAGGAAACATTTGTTGGTTTTTCTagctttgttaatttaattaatttattaaaattttaattaacaaaaatttctcatgaccaatttcagtattttaactACAGAaagatagattttaaaaagactAGCTTATTAAACCTTACCTTACTAAAAAGTAAGgtttactgtattttaatattttgccttgtgttatctgattttattttaagctatgtCTTTCAATTCAATATCTTGCGTTATTTTAGAGGTTTGTATGCTAAAGATGAGCTTAGATAAAGAAATATCCTATTTGGAGACATGTTTGCAAAATGTTACCGATTCCTTGAGAAAAGGAACGGTGAAGAAGGAAAACTTAGATCAAATTATGTCGAAAATTCGAGTAGCTACTACTGctttaaatgatatttgtaTTATACAAGATTACTCTAAGgtaatttgtagttttttatttaaaaattatgatttattataaattaataagcaaattttacagttttatacTAGTTTCTatgtttgaaataagttttcttcaattttcttgCTGTTAAACTAACCCTCTGTAAATGATTGGCGAAAGTCCTTAACTCGAAGTAATCATCAGAAATTCCAGTTATACCTGCCATACAATCCGTAATATGCTTATGATGCAAATTAGTGTTAGaggcattatatttatatggaGATTCTATTTTCTATCCATATATAACTGCCAGTAAtcttctaataataaaataattttttcagaaaattgagtcagttaaaaaaaaaattatttaagatggattgaaaaaaatacttagtaaaattaataaattatactgaGTCTTGAcctttaattttgtctttttttcttacatttcatGAAGCATGTTGCTATTTAATTGAGCAAAATAACTgcagaaataacttttttatttaagccattcaccagaatcaaaatatttttttaaaaaattaaatctgatcgAAGCTCagataaacagtttttttttttttcattaaaatttgctttacatatttattaggTTATCGAATGATGAAAAGCTAACGCTTTTCAAATAAAGTGAggttgtttgttttaattttatttcatgatcaATCATAAGTCTTCAATTCAATCATTTATATCTCctatttttaatcagattttatgactaattttcaagcaaaattcttttttttttttctttttttttattttaattataaagattaagtttgcttttttatttacttaactatttcaaccaaaggactttttttatttattggatttttaaatatattttaacaaaagaaggGCTCATTTTAAAAgcagagctttttattttaaaattttgagcctTAAGAATTTTTCAACTTCTATTCCTGACCGTTTTATGAACCTAACATGGATATGTAATTCATGAACATCTAATTCTTGTTACTGGgaacatttgttttgaattctatatcattaaatattataagcaaaataaatgtaaaaaataattacataaataaaaattaattcacataacataatcaaaatattagtaaaacatAGCATCTTTATTAAAacagcgttaaaaaaaatagtataatgtTGTAAATTACAGGAATGAGAAAAGTGTATTCAGTAACCTAGTTCTCTTGCCTAGTTCGCCGGCCATAGGAGTTTTTCGTgtcttcctccccatgtaacacaaatgccgATAGATCCATCGaacagtcctccacgaaggcaaatttctcccttctcttctggattgggttcaaaattacaaagctatggggttggatcggctgttcaacgacggttataaaataaaataaaaagtgagaaataaaataccAACTCAGCGAGGAACCAGCAGATGATATGTATAACAGATAATATATAAACTGGCAGCAAACCTTTATTTTCTTTCCCTTATCGATCCTCACTGAACAGAGTATAGTTCATgccatttctgataaaaaataagcCAGAACTGTTACAATTTGtactatgaatttttaaaataagaagttcATTAATAAATGAGTTCTGTTTTCTCTTGAGAATGTTTCAGTTTTTCCACAGGTGAAATGGTGACGGTTTGCTTGAGcagttgtgtattttttttctcatcactTTCTTATCATAAACCTAAATAATGAACTTATCaaccattaaaattaagagtaatatttatctataattcTAAGTGTTGAATTATTTAGCATCTATAGGTTTAAGACTTGTTATCctactcataattttaaactattttgaaatcttttaggAGGAAATTACTATTGACGAATTCAGTGATTTTGAAGAATCTTATGGTTTGGAAGAGGAAGATTTGGGCGAcatgataaaagtttttatcttcattacattatttttaattatttataacgttCTTTTTTgagtataataatatattgtattcccagtttttttaataaattttttatttattttaataatctttgaagaatttttttctcttcctaaATTGAATGTATTTACATTATCATCCTTTAATTTCTTTGTCTATGGGTCTATACTGTATTgtcttaaatcaaaataatttacgaaTAGTTTTGATGCCGCTTTGCAGctaatttttggcagttattttttatttctaagttcagcattaattgattataatgtagtatttttttactgtcatcacagaaatgtaaaaaaaaagtaagatgaatattttaaattgtgagataaatttttaaaaattttttttatggtgatATCTCATTATGcatactaatttttaacaagccgcaagtgtagaaaaaaaaattaaaaaagggaaaagcgttttttattttcattgttcaaAAGTGTGCGAAAAAACTTTCATCCAAatatgaaagatataaaaaaaaaaagatatctggcctaataatttgtttgtaattattcTAACATCAACCATCCCTTTTCTTATGTTTGATGTTCATTACGCAAAACATAAGACACTTAACTGTTCActgaatcattaaaataataattataatcaatcatCAGCCTAATAGGAATATTTGGTattatcaatataaatgttgctcctttttaaaaagtcaaaatcatgaaaaattttttcattaatatgtcATCATGGGTagatattaaagtaaatttagtcACTGGTCTAGAGGATCAGTAACTAAAAAGATGTAACTAGTCCATACACATTTTCACTGCTCCTTTTACCTGCATCTcttaaagttactttaaaagaaaaattacaatacaaagAATTTAAGATGTTTACAATTATAAGGAAAAATGCCTTTTTGTGAC
This window of the Parasteatoda tepidariorum isolate YZ-2023 chromosome 4, CAS_Ptep_4.0, whole genome shotgun sequence genome carries:
- the LOC107436519 gene encoding histone H1-like; protein product: MNLKKKPDKNVTSATGSKHPKVSEMVLLAIAMLNERNGSSVQAIKKYISQFFNIEIKNLSLHVKKYLIFAVASGTLVQTKGKGAAGSFRLGGSMKFKMSELLARYPNQSKTEVSDSKSNSEPASAEMKKKKAPKKKSRRAV